The nucleotide sequence CATAAAGCTGTACGTATTGTGGCTCGTTGTCGTTTTCCTGCCAGTTTGGGGTCAAGAGCATCTCGATTTCCCCCTCCATCTGTCCTTTTCATTTTTACAAAACTGCACATTTTCAAGTATACACTTGCCCGTTATCCTAAGAGAAAGAGTTTTGTACGAACAGGAGGACGACGACTATGTCTACCACACAGGAGAATACAAGTGCAGCGGTTCGCTTTTTGGAAGGGGAACGCGTCTTTTTGCGACCGATCGGCACAGAAGATACTGAATTACTTTACCGTTCCTTGTTCAACAAGGAAACACGCAAGCTGACTGGTACACAAAAGCATTTCACGCGTGAGCAAATTCACCAGTACATCGAGAACAAAGGCCAGGACTCTTCCAGTGTCCTCTTATTGATCTGCCTGTGTGAAAATGATCAAGTGATTGGCGACGTCCAGATCGGGGATATCGATCGGAATAATCGCAACGCCTTTATCCGAATTTCGATTGACCAAAATGCCCATCAAGGCAGAGGCTACGGAAGCGAAGCCCTCCTGCTGATGCTCGATTATGGTTTTGGTATCCTCAATCTGCATCGCATCGAACTAAATGTATTTTCCTTTAACGAACGCGCCATCCACACGTATGAAAAGCTCGGCTTCCAGCGTGAAGGCGTACAGCGACAAGCGCTTTATTACAACCACGCCTATCACGACTCTATTCTCATGTCCATGCTGGCAGATGAGTATCGGGCGAAGTATTTGAAATAGCAAGTGGAAAACGCACCGGGATACGGATAATCCAACCCAGGTGCGTTTTTACATTTCGGCTTGGATTCCACAGAAAAGGATTCACTGTAGGTAAATATGACCAGGGAGGAGTATAATTATTTAAATGGTAAGAAAATCCACCCGTTTCCCAGTAATCCTTTCAAGAAAGAGAGATTGATATGAAAAGAAAACTCCTGATCACCCTAAGCTTGTTCATCGTGCTGCGTGTATTGACGGGTTTCCAATCTGCATCAGCCAACACCTTACAACAGTCATTGCAATCTACCCTTGTCCCTGTTTCAAAAATGGAGCTTCCTGCAAAAACCATCATCGGGTTTGGAGAAGCTACGCATGGCAACAAGCAATTCACTACGCTGAAGCTAGATATTTTTAAGCATTTGGTAGAAAAACAAGGTTATCGCGTATTTGCCATTGAAGGTGATTTTGGCGGTGGTCAAAAGGTTAATGAATACATTTTAGGCGGCAACGGAACTGCGCAGGATGCCGCAAAAGCCATCGGATTTACGATTTACCAAACAGAAGAAATGGCTGCCCTTCTCTCTTGGATGCGCGCCTTTAATGAGCAGCGGGATGCCAAGGACCAAATTCATTTCTACGGCTTTGACATGCAACGCTATGACCATAACAAAAACGGGCTATTCTCCTATTTGAAAAAAGTTGATCCGACACTCGCATCCAAGTATGAGAAGCTGCTTACGAATCTGAATGACAAGACGGTGTATGATCAAAAGATTCCCCTCGTACAGGAAGCGCTCACCCACATAAAAAGCTTGATGGAGCAGATGAAACAAAACCAATCCGTTTACATCGCGAAAAGCTCTGAGAAAGAATATGAGCTGGCTACTGCCTTCGCTGAATCCATCAAGCAAAACGCTACACTCCGCGGAACAAACACGAACTATGGCAACACCCGTGATCGCTATATGGCGGACAAAGTGATGTGGGTTCTATCCTTTGAAAAGAAGCATTACGGTCGCAACAACATGTTCATCGCCGGACATAATGGACATATCGAAAAGACCTCTACTACCACAGGAATGACAACCTGTATGGGGGCACATCTCGCAAAAGCATTGGGGGACCACTATTACGCAATCGGAAGCGAATTCTACGAAAGTACCTTCCTTGCAAAGGACGCCACTACCAATGAGCGCAAAGCGTTTACAGTAAAAAATAGTGGCAATAATCGGCTGGCTGTTCTGTTTGCTCAGACAGGCATGGCGGATGGATTCCTTGATTTTGCCAAGACAAAGCATCATGCGGATTTTTACACCTATCTGAATAAAGCACAGTCAATCAGTGCAATCGGTGATGTTTTTAGTGGATGGTACGGAAAAATGGAGAAGATGTATACGTTGCAGATGATTCCAGCAAAAGCTTTTGATGCGATCATCTTCGTGCGAACGGCTACTCCTTCAGTTATGATAACGGATTAACGGGTAGGGACATTTGCCTGTTTATAAAATTACGGCAGCCGATTAAACAGGCTGCCGTTTTTTGAGGGTGTGCGATTATTGCTCCAATACCTTTTCAAGCTCACCGCACCAATTGCTCCAGCCATACTTGGCTCCGCCCAGTGCTTGAGCATTTGAGATTCCGGTTTGTTCGAGATGAAGGTTAATCTTTCCGTTCCCTAAATCCTGCAACGTCCAGGTGACTGTGTGCTTCTCTCCTCCACTGCACCACGTATAGGACAGCCGGTGTGGTTCTTCTACGATAAGCACTTCGCCGTCAACAATTCCATCCCAATATTCGGTCGGCTGAGTACGAAACTGAAAGTGGTGTCCGATAACGGGCTTAAAATCATTTTCCATCGCCTGTCCGGTGTGGACGTTGACCATCCATTTGGTAAGCTTGTTTGCATCGGTTAAAGCGGACCAGAGCTTCTCCATCGTTGTTTTGTACTGAAAATCCAGGGATAATGTTAAACTCATTCTTCTTCCTCCTCTAAAAATTGGTTTAAGCGCAGCATATTCGTACTCCAGAACTTCGTGTAGAAAGCCAACCAATCTTGAATTTCTCTAAGTGGAGCGGCGTTTAGCCTAAATCGCGTTTCTCTGCCGACTTTTCGGTCAAGTACCAGTCCGGCCTCTTTCAGGATTGTCAAATGTTTGGATACCGCTGTGCGCCCCATTTGAAACTGTGCCGTTAATTCATGAAGCGGTATCTCCTCTGCCTCTGCTAACAAGCGGATCAGTCGACGCCTGGTTGGGTCCGCAATCGCATCAAACACATCCCGTAACGGGTTGTTCTCGCTCACAACACTCCCTCCAAAATCTGATTTTCTGTAGTATGGTGAGGACAGCCGTTAATTTCTGCAACCTCCCTAAAGTTTGCGGCTTATCGGACGTAGCGCCCACGAGGCGATATTTAGCGCAGCATATGAAAGCGGAAGAATCATGTAAAACCCGTACTCTCCATAATCGTTCGCAAGCGCATGAGATAAAGCCGCACCAGTCATTAAAAAGAAGATACCAGCGTGAACCCATTCTTTAAGCCGGGGAAACCCTGGGATAACGAGAGCAATAGCTCCAAGCACTTTCCATATCCCGAGAATGGTCAAGATGTATAGCGGGTAACCAAGATTCGTCACTAACTCGATGTTTCCCCCAAATTGCATCAGCTGCCCAATACCACTTAACATAACAGCTACTGCGAGTAGTAATGTGACTGACCAATATGCAATCATTTTTCCTCGGGGATTGGTTTCTGCTTTCGCGGTTGTTTCCGCACCGTTAATTTTGCCCATTTGTTTCCCCCTCCATAATGGTTTCAAGTGAAACTTCAAGTTCCAAACTTTCCAAATGACTAAATCCTTATTGGACACCAAATAGTGTCACTTTGATAATACGACACCTTTTGGTGTCCTGTCAACAACGTCCTTTACTTTAGCACGACTGGTGAAATCAGTATATTTGTCCCCTAACTACATGCTAAAAAGCCCCGGCACTTTCATGCCAAAGCTTGATAATTGTCACTCCAATCTGAATAACTGCCTTGTTAACGTAACCCTTGACTAAGTTCTACAATCTTATCCTTCACATTTCCATTGCTAAATCCCCCGTGGTAACAAACCACAGATGCAATGTCGAGGTCTATATACTTTTTCAACGAGAGTCTAGCTGCATTCATATCTGGTGTGGTCGGGACATGAATGCCTTCGAGAACCCCGTTTACACTGTACATCGAATCTCCGGCAATGAGGATCTTGCTTTGCTTTACATACAGGCTGATATGACCGGGAGTATGCCCAGGAGTATGGATGACGCGAATCCCACCGCAAAACGGCAGTTCCTGACCGTCACTCACGGTATGGTCCACTCTGCCTTTCGGAGGATTCTCAAGGTCCCCGTTTTTTAAAAGTGGTAATTCCCCCTGAATATACGGCTTATCCAGTTCGTGTGCATATACGTGAACCTGATCCCCGTACTCCTGCAAAATCTCTGGAAGACTACCGATATGATCCACATCCTGATGAGTCAAAATCACAGCTTTCAGTTTGTTGAACGGTACCCCTGCCTTTTCCATGGCCACGCGTAAATCTTCCATTTGTCCTGGGAATCCGGTGTCTATTAAAACAGCCATATCTTGATCCCACAACAAAATGGGATGAATGATATTCCCTTGAAAATCCAGATGAAGCATTTCGACTCCCTTTGAAATTTCCATCAATCAGCCCTCCGTAAAATCAAATTTTTACGTAAGGTTATATTATTATGTTGGTTTCGTTGTTGTCAACATTCATAAAAAAAGCCATTCCTTAAAGGAATGGCTTTTTCATCATTATTCATTCAAAACTGGATCTGCATGATCAGTTGCTAAGTGTGTGGATAAGTCCTCGACCGATTAGTATTCGTCAGCTCCACGCGTTACCGCGCTTCCACACCGAACCTATCAACCTCATCGTCTATGAGGGGTCTTACCAGCTTGCGCTGTGGGAAGTCTCATCTTGGAGGGGGCTTCACGCTTAGATGCTTTCAGCGCTTATCCCGTCCGCACATAGCTACCCAGCTGTGCCACTGGCGTGACAACTGGTGCACCAGCGGTGCGTCCATCCCGGTCCTCTCGTACTAAGGACAGCTCTCCTCAAACTTCCTACGCCCGCGACAGATAGGGACCGAACTGTCTCACGACGTTCTGAACCCAGCTCGCGTACCGCTTTAATGGGCGAACAGCCCAACCCTTGGGACCTACTTCAGCCCCAGGATGCGATGAGCCGACATCGAGGTGCCAAACCTCCCCGTCGATGTGGACTCTTGGGGGAGATAAGCCTGTTATCCCCAGGGTAGCTTTTATCCGTTGAGCGATGGCCCTTCCATGCGGAACCACCGGATCACTAAGCCCGACTTTCGTCCCTGCTCGACTTGTAGGTCTCGCAGTCAAGCTCCCTTCTGCCTTTACACTCTACGAATGATTTCCGACCATTCTGAGGGAACCTTTGGGCGCCTCCGTTACCTTTTAGGAGGCGACCGCCCCAGTCAAACTGCCCACCTGGCATGGTCCTCTCGCCCGATAAGGGCGACGAGTTAGAAACTCCGTACATCAAGGGTGGTATCCCACCGACAGCTCCACAGAGGCTGGCGCCCCTGCTTCTCAGCTTCCCACCTATCCTGTACATGATGCACAAAGTTCCAATACCAGGCTACAGTAAAGCTCCATGGGGTCTTTCCGTCTTGTCGCGGGTAACCTGCATCTTCACAGGTATTATGATTTCACCGGGTCTCTTGCCGAGACAGCGCCCAAGTCGTTACGCCTTTCGTGCGGGTCGGAACTTACCCGACAAGGAATTTCGCTACCTTAGGACCGTTATAGTTACGGCCGCCGTTTACTGGGGCTTCGGTTCAAAGCTTCGCTTGCGCTAACTCATCCCCTTAACCTTCCAGCACCGGGCAGGCGTCAGCCCCTATACTTCGCCTTGCGGCTTCGCAGAGACCTGTGTTTTTGCTAAACAGTCGCTTGGGCCTTTTCACTGCGGCCCCCTCGGGCTATTAACCCTACCGAGGCGCCCCTTCTCCCGAAGTTACGGGGCCATTTTGCCGAGTTCCTTAGCAAGAGTTATCCCGCGCACCTTAGGATTCTCTCCTCGCCTACCTGTGTCGGTTTGCGGTACGGGCACCTTGTTCCTCGCTAGACGCTTTTCTTGGCAGTGTGAAATCAGGGACTTCGGTACTTAAATTTCCCTCGCCATCACAGCTCATGCTTAACGATGTGCGGATTTGCCTACACATCACACTCACTGCTTGGACGGCCATCCAGTAGGCCGCTCACCCTATCCTCCTGCGTCACGCCATTGCTCAAGCGGAACAGAGGTGGTACAGGAATATCAACCTGTTGTCCATCGCCTACGCCTTTCGGCCTCAGCTTAGGTCCCGACTAACCCTGGGAGGACGAGCCTTCCCCAGGAAACCTTAGGCTTTCGGTGGACAAGATTCTCACTTGTCTTTTCGCTACTTACACCGGCATTCTCACTTCCAAGCGCTCCACCGCTCTTTCCAGTACGGCTTCACTGCTGCTTGGAACGCTCCCCTACCCAAGTGGAAACCGTAAGGTTTCTCACCTGCCATAGCTTCGGTGATACGTTTAGCCCCGTTACATTTTCCGCGCAGAGTCACTCGACCAGTGAGCTATTACGCACTCTTTAAATGGTGGCTGCTTCTAAGCCAACATCCTGGTTGTCTGGGCAACTCCACATCGTTTCCCACTTAACGTATACTTGGGGACCTTAGCTGATGGTCTGGGCTGTTTCCCTTTTGACGATGGATCTTAGCACTCACCGTCTGACTCCCGGACATAAGTCATTGGCATTCGGAGTTTGACTGAGTTCGGTAACCCGATGAGGGCCCCTAGCCCAATCAGTGCTCTACCTCCAAGACTCTAAATTCCGAGGCTAGCCCTAAAGCTATTTCGGGGAGAACCAGCTATCTCCGAGTTCGATTGGAATTTCACCGCTAGCCACACCTCATCCCCGCACTTTTCAACGTGCGTGGGTTCGGGCCTCCAGTAGGTGTTACCCTACCTTCACCCTGGACATGGCTAGATCACACGGTTTCGGGTCTACGGCAGCGTACTATCGCCCTATTCAGACTCGCTTTCGCTGCGGCTCCGTCTCTTCAACTTAACCTCGCACGCTACCGTAACTCGCCGGTTCATTCTACAAAAGGCACGCCGTCACCCTTTTAACGGGCTCCGACTATTTGTAAGCACACGGTTTCAGGTACTATTTCACTCCCCTCCCGGGGTGCTTTTCACCTTTCCCTCACGGTACTGGTTCACTATCGGTCGCTAGGTAGTATTTAGCCTTAGCAGATGGTCCTGCCAGATTCACACGGGATTTCACGTGTCCCGCGCTACTCGGGGTTGGTCTCGGAGAGACGCGCGTTTAGGTTACGCGACTATCACGCTCTATGGTCAGCTTTCCCAAGCTGTTCACCTACGCGCGTCTTTTGTAACTCCATGTGAGACGCCCCACAACCCCGCCGGGTAAACCCGACGGTTTAGGCTCTTCCGCGTTCGCTCGCCACTACTGACGGAATCACTATTGTTTTCTCTTCCTCCGGCTACTTAGATGTTTCAGTTCACCGGGTCTGCCTTCTCATCACCTATGTATTCAGTGAAGGATACCATCCCATTACAGATGGTGGGTTGCCCCATTCGGAGATCCCCGGATCAAAGCGTGCTTACCGCTCCCCGAGGCTTATCGCAGTTCGCTGCGTCCTTCTTCGGCTCCTAGCGCCAAGGCATCCACCGTGTGCCCTTAGTAACTTAACCACGTTTGGTTAGTACTAATAGTACTTACACTTTAAATATCCTTAGCAATTTCATGCAGTATCCAGTTTTCAAGGAACAAATGGATAGTTACTCGTAAGAGTAACTGCCTGGCAACGTCCTACTCTCCCGGCTCCCTGCGGAGCAAGTACCATCGGCGCTGGAGGGCTTAACGGCCGTGTTCGGCATGGGAACGGGTGTGTCCCCTCCGCCATCATCACCAGACTATATGAAGGAAATACTCCTTCAAAACTGAACAGCGAATGTGCGTTACGGTCATATCTCCATAGAAAGGAGGTGATCCATCCGCACCTTCCGGTACGGATACCTTGTTACGACTTCACCCCAGTCATCTACCCCACCTTCGGCGGCTGGCTCCTTGCGGTTACCTCACCGACTTCGGGTGTTGCAAACTCCCGTGGTGTGACGGGCGGTGTGTACAAGGCCCGGGAACGTATTCACCGCGGCATGCTGATCCGCGATTACTAGCGATTCCGACTTCATGTAGGCGAGTTGCAGCCTACAATCCGAACTGAGATTGGTTTTAAGAGATTGGCGTCCTCTCGCGAGGTAGCATCCCGTTGTACCAACCATTGTAGCACGTGTGTAGCCCAGGTCATAAGGGGCATGATGATTTGACGTCATCCCCGCCTTCCTCCGTCTTGTCGACGGCAGTCTCTCTAGAGTGCCCAACTGAATGCTGGCAACTAAAGATAAGGGTTGCGCTCGTTGCGGGACTTAACCCAACATCTCACGACACGAGCTGACGACAACCATGCACCACCTGTCACCGCTGCCCCGAAGGGAAGCTCTGTCTCCAGAGCGGTCAGCGGGATGTCAAGACCTGGTAAGGTTCTTCGCGTTGCTTCGAATTAAACCACATGCTCCACCGCTTGTGCGGGCCCCCGTCAATTCCTTTGAGTTTCACTCTTGCGAGCGTACTCCCCAGGCGGAGTGCTTATTGCGTTAGCTGCGGCACTGAGGGTATTGAAACCCCCAACACCTAGCACTCATCGTTTACGGCGTGGACTACCAGGGTATCTAATCCTGTTTGCTCCCCACGCTTTCGCGCCTCAGCGTCAGTTACAGACCAGAAAGCCGCCTTCGCCACTGGTGTTCCTCCACATCTCTACGCATTTCACCGCTACACGTGGAATACCGCTTTCCTCTTCTGCACTCAAGCTACACAGTTTCCGATGCGAACCGGGGTTGAGCCCCGGGCTTTAACACCAGACTTACATAGCCGCCTGCGCGCGCTTTACGCCCAATAAATCCGGACAACGCTTGCCACCTACGTATTACCGCGGCTGCTGGCACGTAGTTAGCCGTGGCTTTCTCGTCAGGTACCGTCAAGGTACCGCCCTATTCGAACGGTACTTATTCGTCCCTAACAACAGAACTTTACAATCCGAAGACCTTCATCGTTCACGCGGCGTTGCTCCATCAGACTTTCGTCCATTGTGGAAAATTCCCTACTGCTGCCTCCCGTAGGAGTCTGGGCCGTGTCTCAGTCCCAGTGTGGCCGGTCACCCTCTCAGGTCGGCTACGCATCGTCGCCTTGGTAGGCCGTTACCCCACCAACTAGCTAATGCGCCGCAGGCCCATCTCCCAGTGATAGCCGAAGCCATCTTTTCTTTTCGAATCATGCGATCCAAAAACCTATCCGGTATTAGCATAAGTTTCCCTATGTTATCCCGGTCTGAGAGGCAGGTTGCCTACGTGTTACTCACCCGTCCGCCGCTAGCCTCCGAAGAGACTCGCTCGACTTGCATGTATTAGGCACGCCGCCAGCGTTCGTCCTGAGCCAGGATCAAACTCTCCAATAAAGTTTGTTACTGGTTCAAAGCTGGCAAATCTTTTAATGATAGACTCATTAACGCTTTCGCTGTTCAGTTTTCAAAGAGCATTTTCACTAGCACTAAAATCGCTAGATTCACAATATACCATGTACATTATTAAAAATCAACAGGTAATATTTGAAGTGTTTCATTTTGTTCCGCTCTTTTTGAAAGGCGGATTACTAATATAACATGCGTTGTTTACTTTATCAAATGAAATAACTGGAAATAGGGTTTGAGTGCGTGTAGAGGATACGGAAAAATAAATAATCACAACAGATATTCGCAACTATCCGTTGTGATTGTGTAACTTTCCTCTGCTTCGCTGGTACAACCCGTTTTCGTTAATAGACGCACTTGGACCCCAGTCCCCAATAGTCGTAATCATATTCGTTTGGGTGCTTGATCAGGTGCTTAGAACGTTCGAGCCAGTTTTTCAGTTGCTCTGATTTTGCAGTTTTGGCCAATGATTTACTAACGTGGATAGCCTGACTATGTCTTCCGTTTTTCCTGACCGAACGATATCCCCAGTAAAAACGTAGAGACTGCTAAGAAAAAAGGAATGTGCGTGCATTTTTCATCCTCCCTTGTTACATCAGGGGGCTGATTTCAATTTTAGCATGATTTGTTCTTGATGCTCTCCCCGTTCGTCTGTCCATTTTATATTCATTTTCAAATCTGCGAAGTAGTATTCGAGCTGTTCTTTCGGCGTATCTTTTCCGGGAAAATCAGGTGAGAGGAGATTAGGGTACTCCTGAAAAAGCAGTAGCTGCTGCTTTTTGTTGATCTCTTCCAGATCAATTGGATTGAGGTTGCTAGCCCTACTCCCGTTGACTAAATCGGCTTCGGCATAAAGCTTCGTTACTTGATTCTCTACTTTCTTCGTCAAATAAAAGGGGTAGGCAACCTTTGTGTGTTCACTTTCAATCGGTCTAATCTCCATGACCACGATCCAATTGTCGCTCTCCCCCGTAAACGTATGCACCCAGTCGTCATTCGCAGAGCAACCGCCAAGAAGTAGAGATACCATCAGAAACAAGACAATGCGCCTCATCCCAATCCCCCTCAGATGATTCGGTCTTCAGACTTCTTCGATCCCTCATCACTCTTGCTCATCCGCCCACTCCAAAAATCCGGACAACAGACTCTCTTCTTCCGCTTCATTCCCGCGAAGCTTTGCTTCCAACCGATCTATCCGCTTGTGATATGCCTCAGCATCTGCCTTGGCCCTGTTTCGCAACAGACTCCCTCGCTTCTTCCACTGCTCATACGCTTGCTTCGTATAGTGCAAAGCCTTCCCCCAATCCTTCAACTGGTGCTCGTACAGCTTGGCAGCCTCAATATACACCTCTTCCGGGACATATCCGGTGGAATGTATGCACGACTCCCAAACGGTTAGGGCTTGGTGCCAATCTTTTTGCTTTTTGTACAGATGACCGATGGCGAGCTTGGCCCGGTTACTCCACGCATGCTCACTGTCTGCGACGAGACGATAGCCTGCCATAGCGGCTTCCTGATCCCCAAGCGCGTCGTACCATCTGGCAATTTCGTAGCTTTCCTCAGGAGATACCGTTATACTCCCTTGCCCTACCAATAGCCGTGTTATGTGAATGTACATCGTGATCAGAGACAGGACGTCCGTCTCGTTATGCCGCAGCACGCCTTCGATGACATCAGGGTCTTGGTCATGCAAAAAGTCGAAATACCGCACCGGTGCCAAATAGCCGGGCAAATCATCCTCGCGAAAAACATCCAGCTTTTCCTGCTCGATGATACCCAATCGGCATGATTCCAGCTCCGCCTTCCACAGTCTCCTCGCCCCGTGCAAAAGGTCAAAATGACCAAAGGTAGGAAGAGCAGGCACTTGATCGCGCACCAGCGTATGCCTCGTCCGCACCTGCGGCCAGTCAAAGGACTTTCCATTAAAGGTCACCAGATGCGAGGACTTCTGTGTTTGCTCCAAAAACGATTGGTACAAGGTCACCTCTGCATGCGGGCCCGGGAGAAAATGCTGGCGCACCACGACATGCTCCCCCTCGAAACGACTGTACCCCAAAAGAAAAATCGCATTGCCTGCCCCGCCTGACAGCCCTGTCGTCTCCGTATCGAAAAACAGCAAGTCTTCTGGCTTCCTGCCCGCAGCGGACAGCGGATGCTCTCGACCAGCCGCTTCCCACATACGAATCGCCTCATACAACTCCGAAAAGGCGTAAGCGCCATGCTGCTGATCGATCGGATAGCGAACCTCGCGAATCATGACGTACTCGTCATCCCAGATGTAGGGCGATGCCTGCATTTGCTTCCACTTGTCGGCAAAAGGTATCTGTAGCTCGGCGCTGCTATCCGCTGGTACAGCCGCCCTCGGCTCTTCCTCCGGCTCTTTCTGGCGAATGGGCGTTTCAGGTTCGCCTGCTGGCGCTACCGCTTTGTCCGTTTCCAGCGAGAGATGTCCCTTCATCCGTTGCAGCTTGGATTTAAGAGACATATGTACTTCCCCCTTGAGCGATTCGCAGCAAGGTCATGGCTAGCCCTTTGCTGCCGTCATCTGTCGCTCCCACACAAGACGGACAGCCTGACTCACATGGGCAAGAGACAATCATCCGCTCTGCCTGCGTCAAAATCGTCTCCATTTCCTTATACACCTGCTCGCTCAAGCCGATGCCTCCCGGATAACGGTCGTACAGAAAAATCGTCGGCTCTTGCGAATGAACAGCCTTTCGTTGCGGTATCACGTGCAGGTCCATCGGGTCGCACATGACAAACAGCGGAGCTACGTGCTGCAACACATGCGCCAAACCAACCAAGCCACGTTCCACATCCTCTGTCCCGATCTCGCCGAGCAGCGCTTCAGAAAAACCAATCCACGCCGCATTTGTATGCAGCTCTTCTTCTGGCAAATGAATCGGTCCCGAGCCGATGTTTTCATGCGTTTCGAACTTGATTTTCTTAAAGATCGTCGCCATCGCATTCACAGCCACTTCACCATAAGCCAACGTGCTCTGTGCATGACGACGGGACTGATCCTGCTCCAATACTTTGAGCGAGACGGCCAAGTTGGCGTCCGTGTAATAATCGACCTGCACTTCCCGGACATACGCCTTCTTTTCCTCGTAGTCCAGCTTTTCCACCTGGAATTGCGTCCCTTGATGCAGGTAGATCGCCTCGTCATGCAAGAGCGTCATGGAGCTGAAACGGTCCATTTCCCCGATGACACGCTCATTTCCCCGCTCACTAATGTCGATGATCACGACATTTTCCTGCGAAGCTGACCGCAGACTGATGTTGTGGGCCGGGAATGAATCGTTCATCCAGAACCACTTGCCCCGCGAGTAATGAAGCACCTGCTCCTCGGTCAAGAACTCCAGAATTTCCACGATTTCCGCACGTCCGAAGGTATCTCCCTCACGAAACGGCAGCTCGTATGCCGCACATTTGAGATGATCCACCAAAATGATCAGGTTATCGGGATTGATCCGCGCTGTCTCAGGACTGCGGTCGAAAAAGTACTCCGGATTGGCGATCACATACTGATCCAACGGCGTGGAGCTGCCGACCATGACGACGACGGATTCCCCCTGCCGCCTTCCCGCCCGACCTGCCTGCTGCCATGTGCTTGCGACCGAGCCCGGATAGCCAGTAATGACACACGCCTGAAGCTGCCCGATATCTACTCCGAGCTCCAGCGCATTGGTGCTGACCACCCCCATAATGTCGCCATTGCGCAAGCCGCGTTCGATTTCTCTGCGCTGGCTCGGCAAATAGCC is from Brevibacillus brevis and encodes:
- a CDS encoding SRPBCC family protein, yielding MSLTLSLDFQYKTTMEKLWSALTDANKLTKWMVNVHTGQAMENDFKPVIGHHFQFRTQPTEYWDGIVDGEVLIVEEPHRLSYTWCSGGEKHTVTWTLQDLGNGKINLHLEQTGISNAQALGGAKYGWSNWCGELEKVLEQ
- a CDS encoding MBL fold metallo-hydrolase, with protein sequence MEISKGVEMLHLDFQGNIIHPILLWDQDMAVLIDTGFPGQMEDLRVAMEKAGVPFNKLKAVILTHQDVDHIGSLPEILQEYGDQVHVYAHELDKPYIQGELPLLKNGDLENPPKGRVDHTVSDGQELPFCGGIRVIHTPGHTPGHISLYVKQSKILIAGDSMYSVNGVLEGIHVPTTPDMNAARLSLKKYIDLDIASVVCYHGGFSNGNVKDKIVELSQGLR
- a CDS encoding ArsR/SmtB family transcription factor codes for the protein MSENNPLRDVFDAIADPTRRRLIRLLAEAEEIPLHELTAQFQMGRTAVSKHLTILKEAGLVLDRKVGRETRFRLNAAPLREIQDWLAFYTKFWSTNMLRLNQFLEEEEE
- a CDS encoding DEAD/DEAH box helicase, producing MNVKKNIAAILDHIKTEERFRDNIAHWKVIPAREAKSVPFPDELDERIRDALTNRGIPSLYTHQETSFRHVREGKHIVAVTPTASGKSMCYHLPILQTLSEDTQARALYLFPTKALAQDQKAELHELITEMGLSIKSETYDGDTPANIRQMVRKAGNIVITNPDMLHSAILPHHTKWVSFFEHLKYIVIDELHTYRGVFGSHVANVIRRLKRICAFYGSHPQFICTSATIANPKQLAEALTEEEVELVNNNGAPSGIKHFLFYNPPVVNKQLNIRRSATLEARDITEQFLINGIQTILFARSRVRVEILLTYLQELIRRKLGPKTIQGYRGGYLPSQRREIERGLRNGDIMGVVSTNALELGVDIGQLQACVITGYPGSVASTWQQAGRAGRRQGESVVVMVGSSTPLDQYVIANPEYFFDRSPETARINPDNLIILVDHLKCAAYELPFREGDTFGRAEIVEILEFLTEEQVLHYSRGKWFWMNDSFPAHNISLRSASQENVVIIDISERGNERVIGEMDRFSSMTLLHDEAIYLHQGTQFQVEKLDYEEKKAYVREVQVDYYTDANLAVSLKVLEQDQSRRHAQSTLAYGEVAVNAMATIFKKIKFETHENIGSGPIHLPEEELHTNAAWIGFSEALLGEIGTEDVERGLVGLAHVLQHVAPLFVMCDPMDLHVIPQRKAVHSQEPTIFLYDRYPGGIGLSEQVYKEMETILTQAERMIVSCPCESGCPSCVGATDDGSKGLAMTLLRIAQGGSTYVS
- a CDS encoding DoxX family protein, translating into MGKINGAETTAKAETNPRGKMIAYWSVTLLLAVAVMLSGIGQLMQFGGNIELVTNLGYPLYILTILGIWKVLGAIALVIPGFPRLKEWVHAGIFFLMTGAALSHALANDYGEYGFYMILPLSYAALNIASWALRPISRKL
- a CDS encoding erythromycin esterase family protein, with translation MKRKLLITLSLFIVLRVLTGFQSASANTLQQSLQSTLVPVSKMELPAKTIIGFGEATHGNKQFTTLKLDIFKHLVEKQGYRVFAIEGDFGGGQKVNEYILGGNGTAQDAAKAIGFTIYQTEEMAALLSWMRAFNEQRDAKDQIHFYGFDMQRYDHNKNGLFSYLKKVDPTLASKYEKLLTNLNDKTVYDQKIPLVQEALTHIKSLMEQMKQNQSVYIAKSSEKEYELATAFAESIKQNATLRGTNTNYGNTRDRYMADKVMWVLSFEKKHYGRNNMFIAGHNGHIEKTSTTTGMTTCMGAHLAKALGDHYYAIGSEFYESTFLAKDATTNERKAFTVKNSGNNRLAVLFAQTGMADGFLDFAKTKHHADFYTYLNKAQSISAIGDVFSGWYGKMEKMYTLQMIPAKAFDAIIFVRTATPSVMITD
- a CDS encoding GNAT family N-acetyltransferase — encoded protein: MSTTQENTSAAVRFLEGERVFLRPIGTEDTELLYRSLFNKETRKLTGTQKHFTREQIHQYIENKGQDSSSVLLLICLCENDQVIGDVQIGDIDRNNRNAFIRISIDQNAHQGRGYGSEALLLMLDYGFGILNLHRIELNVFSFNERAIHTYEKLGFQREGVQRQALYYNHAYHDSILMSMLADEYRAKYLK
- a CDS encoding ribonuclease H-like domain-containing protein, whose amino-acid sequence is MSLKSKLQRMKGHLSLETDKAVAPAGEPETPIRQKEPEEEPRAAVPADSSAELQIPFADKWKQMQASPYIWDDEYVMIREVRYPIDQQHGAYAFSELYEAIRMWEAAGREHPLSAAGRKPEDLLFFDTETTGLSGGAGNAIFLLGYSRFEGEHVVVRQHFLPGPHAEVTLYQSFLEQTQKSSHLVTFNGKSFDWPQVRTRHTLVRDQVPALPTFGHFDLLHGARRLWKAELESCRLGIIEQEKLDVFREDDLPGYLAPVRYFDFLHDQDPDVIEGVLRHNETDVLSLITMYIHITRLLVGQGSITVSPEESYEIARWYDALGDQEAAMAGYRLVADSEHAWSNRAKLAIGHLYKKQKDWHQALTVWESCIHSTGYVPEEVYIEAAKLYEHQLKDWGKALHYTKQAYEQWKKRGSLLRNRAKADAEAYHKRIDRLEAKLRGNEAEEESLLSGFLEWADEQE